DNA from Malus sylvestris chromosome 11, drMalSylv7.2, whole genome shotgun sequence:
GAGATTATAGAAGTGGTTAGAatcttttgtgtagttgagcCTTACTTTTGGTAGATATCAGGTCTCAGGTCAGCCTAAAGTGCACATGATATTTATCGGGTTACTCAGGACTGGCGACAAAGAGTTAGacaaaacaactaacaaaagAGGGGTTTTGGGAAGAGGGTTAGTTCGTATAATTGAGCTTCCATATCACTACGTAGTGGTAAAATGTATGGTATGGGACATGTAGGTCTAGTTGTTTAATGATACGAATTAACATGAATATAGAAGGTGTTTTGCATTGCATTCACATATATCATTTCATATGTGTATTTAATTACTTCTTCGATATTTGAATTTTGTCAATTTTATGTATATTAAGGTATATGTCCCTACTGAGCTTTATAAGCTTACCctaattgaattttggaagtaTACGAACTAGTCAATCGAAAAGGTTAGGCGGATTGAGGTAAAAAAAGAAGGATACCCTAGCATTGTTGGGTATGTTGTCATCAATGCACGACATTGCTGGCGGCGGTGATTTCCGATCAAAATTGATGGGGGCATGTTGACAAAAAGCTaaaaaatttactaaacaaAATACTTATATACTAACCCATTAGATTTTTTATACAACATATTACAATATCTCTCGACGTGTTTTCATATTTCGAAAGTGTTACATAACGACTTCATTACCAATACTATTAAGTATTtctctatataaaaataatcatgTTATCATTCATTCATTGATCTCTCATTCGATTTCTCAATAGATTTTTCAGAAATTTCATGGCCGAAAATGCTTAAAGTTGGCAGTTGCTACTGGAAGAGATAATGTTAATGTCACGAGTAAGTAAACTAATTATACACCTTGCTAATGTCACAAACATGTACATTTTTTGTATACCCAAAAAGCTGAATAGGTGCATTCGCCCCATCTGGGCCTAAGGTGGCTCCGTCATTTCTTCTTAATGAAATGGTTTCACCATCATTTGGTGTTTCCGTCTAAAAGTATATTGTCATGTTAAAAAAATTTGCATATGTCAATGTATCATTATGTAAAAGGCACCACCTCGTTTCATGTAAGTAATTCTAGTTATGTTTTCTATTTGCACCCATCATCActcaaagaaaatataattaaaaatcataatttattttcttctaatAATTCTTTTTTCGGGGTTTTTGAAATTTCCTTTTGACTAAAAACGTTCATGGAGAGGGGAGATTATCCGTCTGTGGGGCCGGACATAGAACAAGGCCCTTTGAGGACTTATGGAAGGGCTCTTACCCcatttttggtttttacagATCGCCTACTAGGAGGTATTGTCGGCAGCGAGATTCGAACCAAAACATTAATAAATGCTTCCAAATTTTTGTTTCTCTTAGGAGTTTTCTTAAATAATTTATGTTTCTAATGGTTTTCTACATCTTGTTAGGATAAAACTTCATGTCCCctcttatttattttatctttatatttttttattcttcaatATATTCACAACACAATGTTGGAGTAGAAGCAACATTGTTATTTTATCTAACTAATAATTCTTTACAGGAAAAGAAGTTGGGTTACAAATATTTGACGGAAATGTGGATGGATTCTAATGGTAGGTAGTGAATTGGCCAATTATTAAAAGTTGAAGTGcttaatttactaaaaaaaatagtttacgAGATCAATTTCAACTAAGGTGATAGTTTAGAGGGTCAAACGAcaatttacaatattttatGATACGTGGACTTAGAGTACCCGTTTAATACCAGGCACTTAAAAAAATTCCTTCTAAAATATGAAGAGGCAATGATATAATCATAAGATTTATAAGGTGAGCGATATTGACTCAATGGTCaacattaattttcttttaacatATCACCTCAAAGACCGAAAAAcctaaaataaaaacagaagAGTTGCTCAGCGAGCACATAACAATCAAGGCATGTGGATGAATTACAAAGTCCAACTGGAGCGGAAAATGGAATTAAGAGGAGAAACATAATTAGTTAACAAGGCATGTTCATGCGTTTTTCAAAAATAGGCTTTGAATTGTTCTATTTTTAACTTTTATCATTTCATCGGTATCCCGGCAATGGGTCTGAACCTGGTTATGTGCCCGAGGAGCCTTGAGGTTGTGAACCAGGTTGACCTGTTTGCCTCCTTTTGGACTTTGCATGCATGAACTTACGCCAAGTAAAAATCTCCAAACCAATCGCAACCAAAGCAAACATTCCAAGAACTCCGATGTAAACCCACAGCCAGGTTTTATTCGGCTTCAAAATCGCAATGCCATGGAATATGTTCACTGAGATCAGAGCCAGCAGTGCATACCCTAGAAAATGATGGTACATGTCCCAATATTTCCGGTAGTCATCAGTTGCCGATGGCCTTAAACGCAGGGCAAGCATCTGCAATGCATAAAACAATGTCACTCGTCTATAAGAGCACCACTAAATTGCAGGGTATGCCGAAAATATTTGTAAAGGAAATTTTCTTGTCGTGTGGGATGGAACAACGTAAAAAATGACATGTGTCAAGAAAGTAAGAAATTTTGTCGCTAATTTCGGACACATGTCATCTTTTAACTGAACTGTTCTGTCACTCTACATTGTCACGTGATCCGAATAGTCTTACACATTATTTGTTTTGATACTTTCGATATAAAATGTCAGACTAATAGCAAAATATTTGTAAGGGAAATGTTCTTGTCTTATTGCAATGTTCATCACTGGCGGAACGACATCTAAACTTCGAACACATGTTATATCTGTTTTGTCACTTTTGAACATTTCTacgcatgtttttttttttatacatcgAATATGTCCAGACTCGAAAGACTCATCGTATAAATGGAagatagggagagagagatgaagttATTTACTTGTAATGTGGTGAAGGCAAATATGCAAATGGCGAGAATTCGATGAGTGGAGAAGCTGTAGTGTCTGGAAGCATGGCCGAGCCAGAGTCCGATCGCCCAACCAGCCGTGCCAAGAGTGTAACCAACAATCTGGCAAGAGACATGAACTATATACCACTTTTCACAGTCAACAGGGTATTTTCTGAAGTACCTTGCTATGATCACTCCCAATGGCAACATTGTTCCCCACCCCAGAATATTAAGAATCCCATGTACCTGTtagcaaaaagagaaaaaaaaaaaacaatactaTTTACAAATTTAAGCAATGTGCCACATGTCAGATACTATCTCATTTTGTCACCatttcatggttttgaataaatatttaatttatgggattttttgtattcatcaattttttaatatttttagttgtgctataaagaaaaaaagtgttagagaaaaaataaatgaagGATGAATCTTCAAGAAAGGAGATGGCGAAAAAAATCGGAAAGGAATGTGTATGAAATTGTACAGAACatgaaggaaaaaataaataaataattgctttcagttttaagtttttattttcatatatatttttgttgtagcccctccttcctccttcctccatccatcttcattctttatttatttcatatactttcttgttttctttagcaaaataattaaaattacaaacaaattaaacaaaCTCTAAGTTATAACATCAATCGTAAATAACATTGATCTAGCGGTTGACACATGACATTTTCATAGTCAATCGTAACCAAGAGATTACATGTTAGTTGGCTTGGCATCGATCTTACGTACCGTCCTGAGGTGATGCCGGCGATGTCCTATGCTAAGACCGCGTCCGCTGATCATGTTTATGCTCTCTGTGCTATCCACATTCTGGAGAGAAGTGGAATGCATCTTAGGCTCCATAAGAACATCATCAGCCTCAAACCCTACCTGCCACACATGATTCAGCTTCGAAATATCGTAGACAGCTGGAGCCCGGGGCAAAATTAACGTCGCGGATATCGACATGTACCTAGGGTTTACTTCACCTCTCATGTTCTTGACGATAACATCATCAAAATCTTGTGAAGGCTGAAGCCTACAACCCAGCTTGGTGTCACTGGTGATGTTGTATTTTCTAACTGCCAACGTTCCATTGGGCTGTTGAATGCCTATAATAGCCCTGGTCCCTACCATCTGAGGTCTTTGGGGACCTGGGTTTACACCCCAGGCTATCCATTTAATAGGCATTCTAATGGTGAACAAGATGTTGATTTCGGTGTTGCTGTGAATGTTCCACCCGAATTCTGCTCCTAGAGTGATTAGTTTCTTGCAGTTTGTAATGTTCATGGGATTGATGGGGCTACAATTGGAAAATTGCTCAGAAATTGGGAAAAGAAGTGAGGAGGAAACTGTTAATATGATGAGAATTACAGATTTGGTAGTGGCCGGCATGTTTGACTAGTTTGCTGATTTTAAAgtttcactatatatatatatacacacacatatatgtgcTATGTACTTATGATGAGAACGCTTTCactctttttactttttaatttatttgtataatTCGGGTAAGATTAAGGAAGAAGTTAAGAATATAGTTGACAACTTTACtcactttttagtttttacagCTTGTTAGCGTCACATCGCAGGTGCTTTGTAAGTGAGAAATTGCTTTCTTCCTGAGCAACCCAGCCATTTTTCTGTTTAGCTGTCAGAATTTGATTCTTTATTCATCgacaaaacttaaaaatatgTAATTGTTGTTGCTTGTCTAATGCTTCAACAAATATTCTTACCTACGTTCGAGTTCTTGAGGGTGAAGTTAATTTTGTTCATCTTTaaacttaaaaatttaaatttgtttgTTGATCTTGTTCCTGTGTAACCAGCTCGCTGGTACGTATAAAGGTCAAGTCTAATTATACTTCTGCTTATGCCCTTGTAGATACTTCggttaagtatatatataaaatatttgatagtgttgatgcacaaaaccggaggtcttggaacaatgtaaatccgaccgtgaatctgcaagaaagtaaataacacaagatgtatcgtggttcaccccaaggtttgggctacgtccacactgattatgtatttatctgagaagtgagggagagagattcagagcctctgagggagagagtgaggtctCTGATGGCCTAGGAAATGGCCTCTCAGGGTGAGAATGAGGCTCTCCTAattatgagggtgaggggtcattttatagaataatgactcctcacttattacatatttgccccttcctttattacataattacatttgagtctcccgagtatttatacgagatctaaatacggaggccctaagtatggtataaacagtagtcccccaagtcttcagtcaagagagtcttttggctggagacttgaaattcagtccatgtatgggctgaagtaactagatgtcgtctaggactgatactcgatatgaggcggtgctcaatctgaaatgatgctcatctagaagtagcacatgttgcgaggctgctatgcttgtggcttatgttgcattggttggctcggcttgtggtgttggaggtgagggggtcccttttatagaataagggctcgctcctcaatacataagtgatgggctaaagtcgatgctcgcggcgaggcggttgctcagcaagcggcgatgttctctaatgatggtgagggagtcccttttatagaataagggctcactccttaatacatgaataatgggctagagttaatgctctctaatgatggtgagggagtctcttttatagaataagggctcgcttctcaatacatgaatgatgagctagagtcccccaagtatttttcatgaggcccagttgaggcccaatatatgatacataatgtagtcccccaagtcttcagtcaatagagtttgttggctggagacttcaaattgaatccatgtatgggccgaagtggcggttgttcggaggcggtatttgtataccatgcactgaagctttgtaggtgaagctttgcaagtgaagctttgaagctaaagctttgtaaatgaagcttttgaagctgattgacatgagtgatgctcatgaatgttatgttgattgatatgagtgatgctcacggatgttgtcatgagtgatgctcatgaatgttaacatgagtgatgctcatgaatgttgacatgaatgatggtcatgaatgtttatgtatgattgtcatgagtgatgctcatgaatgtttatgtatgaatgacatgagtaatgctcatgtataatttggagtactgggcgtacttttgattacctggttggtgacatgaaggagagtacgggttgtacatttcatcacctggttggtggcatgaatggctagttgccaaatgatattagagtatgggttatacatttcatcacctggttggtggtaatagcagcaagttgccgaataattttagagtactgggcgtacttttgatcacctggttggtgctattttggacttatgggccttcgccctccacacaacattgcagcccattattttgggcttgccgtttttttatttttttatttattttttatatttttttaccctctaatgaggtttatacatattaccctatgatggggtttatacagatgtctccgaaagataaaaataaattacatcattctggtggggtgtttatttcttgcttttgcagtgtccccatgtgcttcccttttgctttctcttttcactttctttttctttttctcttttccttttgctttccactgcgtctctgtctctgtctcttggCGAAACTGGAAGGCTAACTCCACTTGCTTTTCTTGGACAGCCTGGTCGTGCCCATCactcctcctttttctttttgcttttgctttgcaCCTCTTTCTCTTTGAGCTGTTGGAAAGTAGTCCATCGCCATCAAATACCTGTTCAGATTCAGCAAGATCTTCCCTTTGCAGACAAGAGTCTTGAAATGGGCCCTCTCGATTTCCAATGCCCGATCGCAATCTCTCAAAGCTTCTGCAAAATTCTAGCTTCACCTCGTTGTCGACCATCACCAGGCTCACGTTCTCCGGCACCAACTTCACCGGCTTAAGAGTCAGCCAAAATAGATTTCAGAGCCTCGTTATTGTGATCGATTTCGAGACCCTTCTTATAAGCTGAAACCGCGTCGTTGTACTGGTCGGGCATCTCCATGAACTGCCCGATGACGAGCGGTACCAACATAGCCCTACATTTTTGCAAAACCTCTCTATCTCGTCCTCCGCAGCTTCCACCTTAACTTTTAAGCAAAAGCCATCATCTTCTCCTTATGTAATATTGAGAGGGTTTTGATAATAATGGAAAAGAGAAAGGACCCAAAAAATTCTCAGCAAGACTTGATTCAACGGCTCCCTAACAAGCTTGCTGACAAAGTTGGAGGAGCGCCAGGGGTTACTCCTGCCACCTCTGACAAAGTGGCAGTAGCCTCTATCGCCTGCTTCAATGGCGACCAGTCATAGGAAAcccatttgaaaattttcttaaattCAGTCTTCTAGATCTCTTATTGAAAGAACCCAGATGGCAGGCCCACCATTCTGGTGGGAAGTGAAACTAATGGAGGAACGAACTCAGATGGCAGGCCCACCATCGCCTTCTCCACCAGGCCCGTCCCCTGCTCTGCCACCAGCGCCACTAGCGGCTTCACAGCTCTGGTGCTCACCGCCCTCTCTTTGTTGGGCTTTCGAACCTGGAGAAAGAGACTGATTGagagaggagaaagagaagacGCAGATCTTCTCCGGAGAAAGAGACTCACCTCCCTCTCTTTCTTGGGCTTTCGAAAGCTTTGAAGTTGGGCTTTTCGATGCTGGAGAAAGAGATTGactgagagaagagaaagagactGTGTGCGACTGACTGAGATAGGAGAAAGAGACTGACTTggttttttggatttttgtgattttgcagattcatggtggtggtatgaaaaattgagagagaactgacatagctttttgtgtcgattcccacagacggcgccaaatgttgatgcacaaaaccaaaggtcttggaacaacgtaaatccgaccgtgaatctgcaagaaagtaaataacacaagatgtattgtggttcaccccaaggtttgggctacgtccacactgattatgtatttatctgagaagtgagggagagagattcagagcctctgagggagagagtgaggtctCTGATGGCCTAGGAAATGGCCTCTCAGGGTGAGAATGAGgctctcctaattgtgagggtgaggggtcattttatagaataatggctcctcacttattacatatttgcctcttcctttattacataattacatttgagtcactctagtatttatacgagatctaaatacggaggccccaagtatggtataaacagacaACATCAATAGTATTTACTAAGCGTAACTAATTTTTTCtgattcaatattttttttttcaaaatacctTCGAGgtttcttaaataaaaaaaaatattgaccattatattcacattttaaaacaatGGAGTTAATGATACTGTTAAGGCAAGTGACTTTTTCTACAGTGGTGGAAAAGAGTTGAGCCCTTGCATGATGGCGTGAGTTTGAACTCCGTCGTTAACTAGTCTAACATCTattctaacaaaatctatcgtttgaccaaaaaaaaaaaaatgatactattcagaaataaaagaatcagaaaaagaaaagagcaaaCCTATTACAAACTATGATTTTAttctattaattaaaaaaacaacatATTTGCCAAGAATCATTCCACCGAGTTAAAAGGTGTATTTATATACACATAATTCTTAAGAAACAAGAAAGCAATATGCCCTAAAAAAAGAGAACATTAATCATAATTCTTATCCAACTAACAAATCATAACATAAATAAAGATACCCTAACATAGAATACACCAAATTGTTAATGTTCCAACACTTCCAGTTATACTCATGATAGTAAACAACATCAGTTTTTCTTTTGGAAATCTGATGCTAATTGTTGATGACGACTTGCCATATGA
Protein-coding regions in this window:
- the LOC126589641 gene encoding cytochrome b561 and DOMON domain-containing protein At4g12980-like → MPATTKSVILIILTVSSSLLFPISEQFSNCSPINPMNITNCKKLITLGAEFGWNIHSNTEINILFTIRMPIKWIAWGVNPGPQRPQMVGTRAIIGIQQPNGTLAVRKYNITSDTKLGCRLQPSQDFDDVIVKNMRGEVNPRYMSISATLILPRAPAVYDISKLNHVWQVGFEADDVLMEPKMHSTSLQNVDSTESINMISGRGLSIGHRRHHLRTVHGILNILGWGTMLPLGVIIARYFRKYPVDCEKWYIVHVSCQIVGYTLGTAGWAIGLWLGHASRHYSFSTHRILAICIFAFTTLQMLALRLRPSATDDYRKYWDMYHHFLGYALLALISVNIFHGIAILKPNKTWLWVYIGVLGMFALVAIGLEIFTWRKFMHAKSKRRQTGQPGSQPQGSSGT